In Salisediminibacterium beveridgei, one DNA window encodes the following:
- the ilvB gene encoding biosynthetic-type acetolactate synthase large subunit, which produces MKVRTMPEPAQAQEEAEKTPTPRTGADILVEQLMKQKVKTIFGYPGGAVLPIYDALYRSDGDFDHILTRHEQGAIHAAEGYARVTNEPAVVIGTSGPGATNLVTGIADAMMDSLPLVVITGQVATAVTGTDAFQEADVMGITTPITKHNYQVQNSYDIPRIINEAFHIASTGRPGPVVVDIPKDISAGIVTEKGPEAFHLQGYQPTIKPNPMQIRKVAEALKTAKKPLILTGAGVLHGRASERLLQVAESYQIPVTSTLLGLGAFPGDHELFLGMAGMHGTYASNMAITECDLLINVGARFDDRLTGNLGHFAPDATIVHVDIDPAEIGKNVPTHIPVVSDSKAAMISLLKHLEEPGDYTEWRSHLKEYSMENPLWYNKPEEKMIPQWLISSICDITKGDAIITTDVGQHQMWSAQYYRFNRPDRWVTSGGLGTMGFGFPAAIGAQLAKPDDKVLAIVGDGGFQMTMQELSVLQERQLPVKIVIVNNEALGMVRQWQEAFYDKRYSESLMGVQPDFVKLADSYGIEGVKIESQAHFMEIAPEFLSNDKPCLLDCRVLREENVYPMVAPGKSINDMIGVKPQ; this is translated from the coding sequence ATGAAAGTAAGAACAATGCCAGAGCCGGCTCAGGCTCAAGAAGAAGCCGAAAAGACACCCACGCCAAGAACCGGAGCCGATATCCTGGTGGAACAACTGATGAAACAGAAAGTGAAGACCATTTTCGGATATCCAGGAGGAGCTGTTCTTCCGATTTATGACGCCCTCTACCGTTCCGACGGCGATTTCGATCACATTCTGACCCGGCACGAGCAAGGTGCCATTCACGCTGCTGAAGGCTATGCACGGGTTACCAATGAACCTGCAGTCGTCATCGGCACAAGCGGACCCGGTGCTACAAACCTTGTTACAGGCATTGCGGATGCCATGATGGACTCCCTTCCTCTCGTCGTCATTACGGGTCAGGTCGCAACAGCTGTCACCGGTACTGATGCCTTCCAGGAAGCAGACGTAATGGGCATCACAACACCGATTACAAAGCATAACTACCAGGTACAGAACAGTTACGACATCCCTAGAATCATCAACGAAGCCTTTCATATTGCTTCCACAGGCCGGCCAGGACCGGTTGTTGTCGATATCCCTAAAGATATCTCAGCAGGCATTGTAACAGAAAAAGGACCGGAAGCCTTTCATCTGCAAGGATATCAACCAACCATCAAACCGAATCCGATGCAGATCCGAAAGGTCGCCGAAGCACTCAAAACTGCCAAGAAACCTTTGATTCTTACAGGAGCCGGCGTCCTTCACGGACGAGCCTCAGAAAGGCTTCTGCAAGTGGCAGAATCCTATCAGATCCCGGTAACGTCCACCCTTTTGGGTCTCGGAGCGTTCCCCGGGGACCATGAATTATTTCTTGGTATGGCTGGTATGCATGGCACCTATGCATCCAACATGGCCATCACCGAATGTGATCTTCTCATCAATGTCGGTGCCCGTTTCGACGATCGGCTGACTGGTAATCTCGGTCATTTTGCACCCGATGCCACAATCGTTCATGTGGACATTGATCCTGCAGAAATCGGCAAAAACGTACCAACGCATATTCCGGTCGTCAGTGACAGTAAAGCCGCGATGATCTCGCTTTTGAAACACCTGGAAGAGCCAGGGGATTATACCGAATGGCGAAGCCACTTGAAAGAATACAGCATGGAAAATCCGCTCTGGTATAATAAACCGGAAGAAAAGATGATTCCACAATGGCTGATCTCTTCAATCTGTGACATCACAAAGGGTGATGCAATCATCACAACAGACGTTGGACAGCACCAGATGTGGTCCGCTCAATATTACCGGTTTAACCGCCCGGATCGCTGGGTCACTTCCGGCGGACTCGGCACAATGGGCTTTGGCTTCCCTGCCGCCATTGGTGCGCAGCTCGCCAAACCGGATGACAAAGTCCTTGCCATTGTTGGTGACGGTGGGTTTCAAATGACGATGCAAGAACTCTCTGTTCTGCAGGAACGGCAACTCCCGGTAAAAATCGTCATCGTGAATAACGAAGCCCTCGGCATGGTTCGTCAGTGGCAGGAAGCTTTTTACGACAAGCGCTATTCCGAGTCACTGATGGGCGTTCAGCCGGATTTCGTCAAACTCGCCGACAGTTACGGGATCGAAGGTGTGAAGATTGAATCTCAAGCACACTTCATGGAAATTGCACCAGAATTCCTCAGTAATGATAAGCCATGTCTCCTGGACTGCAGAGTACTGCGGGAAGAAAACGTCTACCCGATGGTAGCACCAGGTAAGTCCATCAACGACATGATTGGAGTGAAGCCGCAATGA
- the ilvE gene encoding branched-chain-amino-acid transaminase, producing the protein MSSQWIFLGGEFVKKEDAVVSVYDHGFLYGDGVFEGIRVYHGNVFKLSEHLTRLYQSAQSIMLTIPYDKEEMEQLIVETVRKNELQSAYIRIVVSRGPGNLGLDPSSCSNPKVIIIAENLRMFPEELYNQGLRIASVASRRNRPDVLSPQVKSLNYLNNILVKLEANQAGVDEALMLNDQGYVTEGSADNIFIVKNNTILTPPVYLGALEGITRNAILNIAAELGYNVHETPFTRHDVYIADEVFLTGTAVEVIAAVEVDGRKVNDGKPGHITNHLLREFRKVVVSDGTQCYDKSQTKAIV; encoded by the coding sequence ATGAGCAGCCAGTGGATCTTCCTTGGTGGTGAGTTCGTCAAGAAAGAAGATGCGGTCGTCAGTGTGTACGATCATGGATTTCTCTACGGAGATGGGGTGTTCGAAGGCATTCGGGTTTATCACGGGAACGTTTTTAAACTCAGTGAACACTTGACACGATTGTACCAATCAGCACAGTCGATCATGCTAACAATTCCATACGACAAGGAGGAAATGGAACAGTTGATTGTCGAGACTGTTCGAAAGAATGAACTCCAGTCTGCTTATATTCGTATCGTCGTATCGCGTGGCCCCGGTAATTTGGGTCTGGACCCTTCTTCTTGCAGCAATCCAAAGGTGATCATCATCGCAGAAAATCTGCGGATGTTCCCTGAAGAGCTATACAATCAAGGTTTACGTATTGCGTCCGTTGCAAGCCGGCGAAACCGGCCGGATGTCTTAAGTCCACAGGTCAAATCCTTAAACTACCTGAACAACATCCTCGTTAAACTGGAAGCGAATCAGGCGGGGGTGGATGAAGCTCTGATGCTGAACGATCAGGGCTATGTCACAGAAGGGTCAGCCGATAACATCTTCATCGTAAAAAACAACACGATTTTAACACCGCCGGTTTATCTGGGAGCTTTGGAAGGGATCACACGCAACGCGATCCTCAACATCGCGGCAGAGCTTGGCTACAATGTCCATGAGACGCCTTTCACCCGCCACGATGTTTACATTGCCGATGAAGTCTTCCTAACCGGTACAGCCGTGGAAGTCATCGCAGCAGTCGAAGTCGATGGACGAAAAGTAAATGACGGCAAACCAGGTCATATCACCAATCATTTGTTAAGAGAATTCAGAAAAGTTGTTGTCAGCGACGGCACACAATGTTACGATAAATCTCAAACAAAAGCGATCGTTTAA
- the pgeF gene encoding peptidoglycan editing factor PgeF yields MIEKPALFTDGVQAGFSTRKGGASNGEYESLNLGYHVNDNPEHVTRNRHSLASAVGIPLEQWVFSEQTHRDQIVKVPHILKGSGARSQAGAIRDTDGLYTKENGIVLALLYADCIPIYFSAPEKHLIGIAHAGWKGTVLNIAGKMVKLWEDAEGVDRSEIQAVIGPGISKAQYEVDERIIKSVDETLNELAIEEVPYQKLDPDRFLLDLKKLNVLLLRNAGLHDSQIHVSPICVNREQEHFFSHRRTTGQTGRMAGWITQSN; encoded by the coding sequence GTGATTGAAAAGCCTGCACTGTTTACTGATGGGGTCCAAGCTGGCTTTTCAACAAGAAAAGGTGGAGCGAGCAATGGGGAATACGAATCCTTGAATCTCGGCTACCATGTCAACGACAACCCGGAACATGTGACAAGAAACCGGCACAGTCTGGCATCAGCTGTCGGCATCCCACTGGAACAATGGGTATTTTCTGAACAGACGCACCGCGATCAGATCGTTAAGGTTCCCCACATCCTGAAAGGCAGCGGTGCACGTTCTCAAGCTGGAGCGATCCGAGACACAGATGGCCTGTATACCAAGGAAAACGGTATCGTTCTTGCCCTTTTGTACGCGGATTGTATTCCAATCTATTTCAGTGCGCCTGAAAAGCATCTCATCGGCATTGCCCACGCCGGTTGGAAAGGCACTGTGCTGAACATTGCAGGGAAAATGGTCAAACTGTGGGAAGATGCTGAAGGCGTCGATCGCTCAGAAATTCAGGCAGTGATCGGCCCCGGCATCTCCAAAGCACAGTACGAAGTGGACGAGCGTATCATCAAATCCGTTGATGAAACATTGAATGAACTGGCGATTGAAGAGGTCCCTTATCAGAAACTTGATCCGGACCGCTTTCTCCTTGATTTGAAAAAATTAAATGTGCTTCTCCTTCGAAACGCGGGTCTTCATGACAGTCAAATTCATGTGTCACCAATCTGTGTAAATCGTGAACAAGAGCACTTTTTCTCTCATCGAAGAACAACAGGACAAACCGGTCGAATGGCAGGCTGGATTACACAATCAAACTGA
- a CDS encoding aldo/keto reductase encodes MHYRQLGSTDLKISELSFGTWAIGGAWGSNDDDDSLKALDKAMGEGVNFFDTADVYGGGHSEELLKKATKGKEDEIHIASKFCRAGDIHSAKTYSKKQVKEYLTATLSRLGREQIDLYQIHCPPLDIIQDGEVFQVLDDLQQEGLIRHYGVSVESVEEGLASLAYPNVKALQVIFNIFRQKPARELFPKAQEQGVGILARVPLASGLLTGKFNENHAFEEDDHRKFNRDGQMFNVGETFAGLPFEKGVALSRKLEWIKEGRESMTAASLRWILEHDAISAAIPGFKNTKQVESNLKAVDVKPFTPSELDQLKRFYDEQVHEHIRGSY; translated from the coding sequence GTGCATTATCGACAGTTAGGCAGTACGGATTTAAAGATCAGTGAATTGAGTTTCGGCACCTGGGCCATTGGCGGCGCGTGGGGATCCAATGACGATGACGACTCATTGAAGGCTTTGGATAAAGCCATGGGCGAAGGCGTCAATTTCTTTGATACCGCGGACGTCTATGGCGGTGGTCACAGTGAGGAACTCTTGAAAAAAGCGACAAAAGGCAAGGAAGACGAAATCCATATCGCGAGTAAATTTTGCCGTGCAGGAGATATTCACAGCGCAAAAACATATTCAAAAAAGCAGGTCAAAGAATACTTAACAGCAACGCTTTCGCGCCTTGGGCGTGAGCAGATTGATCTCTATCAGATTCACTGCCCTCCGCTTGACATTATTCAGGACGGCGAAGTATTTCAGGTGCTGGATGATCTTCAACAGGAGGGACTGATCCGGCATTACGGTGTGTCCGTTGAATCCGTTGAAGAAGGCCTTGCATCCCTGGCTTATCCGAATGTAAAAGCACTTCAGGTGATCTTTAACATCTTCCGGCAAAAACCGGCCCGTGAGTTATTCCCGAAAGCACAGGAACAAGGAGTTGGGATTCTTGCTCGTGTACCTTTGGCCAGTGGACTGCTCACAGGGAAATTCAATGAAAACCACGCGTTTGAAGAAGACGATCACCGAAAATTCAACCGGGACGGCCAGATGTTTAATGTCGGCGAGACATTTGCGGGGCTTCCCTTTGAAAAAGGGGTTGCACTCAGTCGGAAGCTGGAGTGGATTAAGGAGGGGCGTGAATCGATGACGGCTGCCTCGCTTCGCTGGATTCTTGAGCACGATGCCATTTCAGCCGCAATCCCCGGTTTTAAGAATACAAAGCAGGTGGAGAGTAATCTGAAGGCGGTGGATGTTAAACCGTTTACGCCATCTGAGCTGGATCAGCTGAAGCGGTTTTATGATGAGCAGGTGCATGAGCACATCAGAGGCTCTTATTGA
- a CDS encoding M3 family oligoendopeptidase, with amino-acid sequence MGSFYQETLPFQHPEEIEQKLIQLLTRDIESSEELEQWLIDQSDLYDQLEEGLTGHYIDFQCQSDSEEAKKAFEHDQTIIEPILKKYEAELDDKFLKSPYVDSLHKEKYARLIRSKQNAQQLFRSENIELEVQENKLSTDYFEHTGGLMVDWHGKESTLSEIAVHLQDEERETRKLAYEKNGSAYQSVKDELQTIMNELIAIRQQKAKNAGLDNYRDYMFKKYERFDYTAEDCHTLADAVQKHVTPLKESIQKKHQSELGVDTYRPWDTKAVLPGQTPLQPFQDRDELVNTSHSIFQQLDERFSGLLSTMDERGMLDLTTRKGKAPGGFCAPLPVSGLSFIFMNAATTQDDMITLLHEMGHCIHNDLKRHLPLAVYRDTPMESSELASMTMELFTMDKWDQFYSNHEDLNRAKKEHLEGIIQFLPMGIAVDQFQHWLYENPTHTAEERNAKFFELQKKLNGETVDWSDYEQYAENSWLRILHIFEVPFYFIEYVIAQLGALQMFKQYRENPDQALANYKQALSLGNTGSLFDIYEAAGISFDFSSEKIQELMTFLQDELQKVSS; translated from the coding sequence ATGGGAAGTTTTTATCAAGAGACACTCCCCTTTCAGCACCCCGAGGAGATCGAACAGAAATTAATCCAGTTGCTCACACGGGATATCGAGAGCTCGGAGGAACTCGAACAATGGCTGATTGACCAGTCGGATTTGTATGATCAGCTCGAAGAGGGATTAACGGGCCACTATATTGATTTTCAGTGTCAAAGTGATTCAGAAGAAGCAAAGAAAGCGTTTGAGCATGATCAGACGATCATCGAACCGATTCTGAAGAAATATGAAGCTGAACTCGATGATAAGTTTTTGAAAAGCCCTTATGTTGACTCGCTTCATAAGGAAAAATACGCCCGTCTGATCCGTTCCAAACAAAACGCACAGCAACTGTTCAGATCCGAGAACATTGAACTCGAAGTCCAGGAAAACAAACTGTCCACAGATTATTTCGAACACACCGGTGGTCTGATGGTTGATTGGCACGGAAAGGAATCAACCTTGAGTGAAATCGCCGTTCACCTTCAGGACGAAGAACGGGAAACCAGAAAACTGGCCTATGAGAAAAATGGGTCAGCCTATCAGTCCGTTAAAGACGAACTGCAAACCATCATGAATGAACTGATCGCCATCCGCCAACAAAAAGCGAAAAATGCAGGGCTCGACAATTACAGGGACTATATGTTCAAAAAATACGAGCGCTTTGATTACACGGCGGAAGATTGTCACACCCTTGCTGACGCTGTTCAGAAACATGTTACACCACTAAAAGAATCCATTCAGAAAAAACACCAATCCGAACTGGGTGTCGACACCTACCGTCCATGGGATACGAAAGCCGTCCTGCCAGGTCAGACACCCTTACAACCGTTTCAAGACCGCGATGAGCTCGTCAATACCAGTCACAGCATTTTTCAACAGCTCGATGAGCGATTTTCCGGACTGCTGTCCACGATGGATGAGCGGGGGATGCTTGATTTAACGACCCGGAAAGGAAAGGCTCCTGGCGGGTTCTGTGCGCCCCTCCCGGTATCAGGTTTATCCTTCATTTTTATGAATGCGGCTACAACTCAAGATGATATGATTACACTGCTGCACGAAATGGGGCACTGCATTCATAATGACCTCAAACGTCACTTGCCGCTGGCTGTTTACCGCGACACACCGATGGAGTCTTCAGAACTTGCCAGCATGACCATGGAGCTCTTCACAATGGACAAGTGGGATCAATTCTACAGTAACCACGAAGACCTGAATCGGGCCAAAAAAGAGCACCTCGAAGGTATCATTCAATTTTTACCGATGGGCATTGCTGTCGATCAGTTTCAGCATTGGCTGTATGAGAACCCAACACACACCGCAGAAGAACGAAACGCAAAGTTCTTTGAACTGCAAAAGAAGTTGAACGGTGAAACGGTGGATTGGAGCGATTATGAGCAATATGCCGAAAACAGTTGGCTGCGCATTCTTCATATCTTTGAAGTCCCGTTTTATTTCATTGAATATGTCATTGCCCAATTGGGTGCATTGCAGATGTTTAAACAATACCGGGAGAACCCCGATCAGGCACTGGCTAACTATAAACAGGCTTTATCCCTCGGCAATACCGGTTCACTGTTTGATATTTACGAAGCCGCAGGCATATCCTTCGACTTTTCATCAGAGAAAATCCAGGAACTTATGACGTTTTTGCAAGACGAACTTCAGAAAGTATCTTCCTGA
- a CDS encoding MFS transporter, with product MKKTLLIVVFIQFIVYAGFGMVIPVMPEIVTELSGIAGHIGGMLAIYSVASFITSPSWGALADRKGRRLVLIIGLIGYAVGFFIFAIFIDSLMMMYLSRFVSGIFAGALYAAAMSTLSDISDDTTRNRNLGLAGMAIGLGFIFGPATGGLLSLVSLAAPFYLAGTLMLLLVPIVLITVKDAYWVPVVEVDKSRLLPKLELPDAGLLKLLLFMSFTASFLLTGLESVFQVFGIDQIAMTPAEMGLLFFIGGTALAIVQGGFLRKIKTGKEYIWITVGQVMSGLAFVLMVVHFNLILAGVYLILFIVGNAMIRTLSLSLITRASGNRSGYASGLQFSADSLGRIFGPLVFAFTYDVLSGTIFLIAGGISFILIIVILFNRSRLAQIEAA from the coding sequence GTGAAAAAAACGTTGTTGATCGTTGTATTTATTCAATTTATTGTTTATGCAGGCTTCGGGATGGTCATTCCTGTCATGCCGGAGATTGTGACAGAGCTCTCAGGCATTGCAGGGCATATCGGAGGCATGCTGGCGATTTATTCTGTCGCATCATTTATTACGTCACCGTCCTGGGGAGCACTGGCCGATCGAAAAGGGCGAAGGCTGGTATTAATCATCGGATTAATCGGTTACGCTGTCGGATTCTTCATTTTTGCCATCTTCATTGATTCATTGATGATGATGTACCTGTCCCGCTTTGTCAGCGGGATCTTTGCCGGGGCACTGTATGCGGCTGCGATGTCGACATTGTCCGATATTTCGGATGATACCACGCGAAACCGGAATCTGGGACTTGCAGGTATGGCGATTGGCCTCGGGTTCATATTTGGACCTGCAACCGGAGGCTTGTTAAGTCTGGTCAGTCTTGCTGCACCGTTTTACTTAGCGGGTACATTGATGCTGTTGCTCGTTCCAATCGTACTGATCACAGTGAAAGATGCCTATTGGGTACCGGTGGTTGAAGTGGATAAAAGCCGCTTGCTGCCAAAATTGGAGTTGCCGGATGCGGGTCTGTTGAAGCTCTTATTGTTTATGTCATTTACAGCTTCTTTTCTGTTGACAGGGCTCGAGAGTGTGTTTCAGGTGTTTGGCATTGATCAGATCGCGATGACTCCTGCTGAAATGGGCCTCTTGTTCTTTATCGGAGGCACAGCATTGGCGATCGTCCAGGGCGGTTTCCTGCGGAAAATTAAGACGGGGAAGGAATACATCTGGATTACCGTAGGACAAGTGATGTCCGGCCTGGCGTTCGTTTTGATGGTGGTGCATTTTAATCTGATTCTCGCTGGCGTGTACCTGATTCTCTTCATTGTCGGGAATGCCATGATCCGCACCCTCAGTTTGTCTTTGATTACCCGGGCAAGCGGGAACCGGTCGGGTTATGCGTCAGGGCTGCAATTCTCTGCCGATAGTCTGGGCCGTATTTTTGGCCCGTTGGTTTTTGCATTTACGTACGATGTGTTGTCCGGAACAATCTTTTTGATTGCCGGGGGGATCTCTTTTATACTGATCATAGTGATATTATTCAATCGCAGTCGCCTGGCACAAATTGAGGCTGCCTGA
- the map gene encoding type I methionyl aminopeptidase, whose protein sequence is MIERKSTREVENMIIAGDLVASIHRKLRDLVKPGVTTAELDRFVEKEMKRAGAMPAQKGYQGYEFATCASVNDEICHGFPRKEPLKNGDIITMDFVLDYEGAMADSAWTYEVGEVSEEVRQLNEVTKEALYRGIRAARAGNRIGDIGHAIQQFVEPYGYGIVREFAGHGIGPTIHEEPNIPHYGQPGRGARLKEGMAITIEPMINIGGWRAKMDENGWTARTRDGSLSTQFEHTLIITDGEPIVTTEQEK, encoded by the coding sequence TTGATCGAACGTAAATCAACACGTGAAGTGGAGAATATGATTATCGCAGGGGATCTGGTGGCATCGATCCACCGGAAACTTCGGGATCTGGTGAAGCCGGGTGTTACGACAGCTGAGCTGGACCGTTTTGTCGAAAAAGAAATGAAACGTGCCGGAGCCATGCCGGCTCAAAAAGGTTATCAGGGGTATGAGTTTGCCACGTGTGCTTCAGTAAACGATGAAATCTGCCATGGTTTTCCACGAAAAGAACCATTGAAAAATGGGGATATCATTACGATGGATTTCGTATTGGACTATGAAGGTGCAATGGCGGACAGCGCCTGGACCTACGAAGTGGGGGAAGTCTCCGAGGAAGTACGGCAACTGAATGAGGTTACAAAAGAGGCGTTATACCGTGGTATTCGAGCTGCAAGAGCAGGCAACCGGATCGGGGATATCGGTCATGCGATTCAACAATTTGTCGAGCCTTACGGTTATGGCATCGTCCGGGAATTTGCCGGACATGGGATCGGTCCAACGATTCACGAAGAACCCAATATCCCGCATTACGGTCAGCCTGGACGGGGTGCAAGGCTGAAAGAGGGGATGGCCATTACCATCGAGCCGATGATCAACATCGGTGGCTGGCGCGCAAAAATGGATGAAAACGGGTGGACAGCCAGAACGCGTGACGGCTCCTTGTCCACCCAGTTCGAGCATACATTAATTATCACGGACGGCGAACCGATCGTGACAACCGAACAAGAAAAGTAA
- a CDS encoding alpha/beta hydrolase: MYGHIPVSVPRRKTHRRKFLWAAFSLLFILLLFTAITIYIGLSMTRTEPRELSLNPAMYSMPYEEVSFVSAHDDRVALNGWLMEPEEDPVSSVIMSHGYRGNRHESGAGFFALAQGLLGEGHRVLMFDFRNAGESEGDLTSIGILERYDVLGAVDYMTTHFEEPLLLYGVSMGASASLSAAALTDEVDGVIADSPFSDLERYLKANLPVWTGLPAIPFTSLTMTLIPHLVGIEPAELSPIRDLEAIHPRPVLFIHGDEDDYIPHTESIQMVETYEDAFELWIPEGADHVQGFYKYPEEYLAYVLGFFASTVQD, encoded by the coding sequence ATGTATGGACACATTCCTGTATCGGTACCACGTCGCAAAACACACCGCCGTAAGTTTCTGTGGGCAGCATTCTCTTTGCTGTTCATTCTATTGCTGTTCACTGCCATCACGATCTATATCGGACTCAGCATGACACGAACCGAACCCCGGGAACTGTCGCTCAATCCTGCAATGTACAGCATGCCCTATGAAGAAGTCTCTTTTGTCAGCGCCCACGATGACCGTGTCGCTTTGAACGGCTGGCTGATGGAACCTGAAGAGGATCCGGTTTCAAGTGTCATTATGAGTCACGGTTACCGGGGTAATCGTCACGAGAGCGGAGCTGGTTTCTTCGCACTGGCTCAAGGCCTTCTGGGCGAGGGGCATCGTGTATTGATGTTTGATTTCAGGAATGCCGGTGAATCTGAAGGAGATTTGACCTCCATTGGGATCTTGGAACGCTATGACGTATTGGGTGCTGTGGATTACATGACCACCCATTTCGAGGAACCGCTGTTGCTCTATGGTGTCTCGATGGGGGCATCCGCATCATTGTCTGCGGCTGCACTTACAGATGAAGTGGATGGTGTCATTGCCGACAGTCCCTTCAGCGATCTCGAACGTTATCTGAAAGCGAATTTGCCTGTTTGGACCGGCCTCCCTGCTATTCCGTTCACATCACTGACGATGACGCTGATTCCTCATCTGGTGGGGATTGAACCTGCTGAACTGAGTCCGATCCGCGACCTTGAGGCTATCCACCCAAGACCTGTTCTCTTTATTCATGGCGATGAAGACGACTATATCCCTCATACTGAAAGCATTCAGATGGTCGAAACATACGAAGACGCCTTCGAGCTGTGGATCCCCGAAGGCGCCGATCATGTGCAAGGATTTTACAAATATCCAGAGGAATACCTCGCTTACGTCCTCGGCTTCTTTGCATCAACCGTGCAGGATTGA
- a CDS encoding STAS domain-containing protein yields the protein MTATLLEDVGHAFQSRSETIATEIVQSFSGEYERSFTRMAEDKLINEFHHLTDLISEQMILQEYTAFSGKVFEWGKRFGQTAIRSGVNVEEGLLIVPFFRKVIIRHIRDIFLKNNHGIEEYFVMADFLHPMIDQTVYAFTEAYVEHHHATYQHAQDELLELSVPLVPLTRDVAILPIIGTMNTHRSEELLHKALNRGRELELSFIIIDLSGVHMIDTAVAHHLFQLHDALKVIGITAVFSGVRSELAQTMVNLGISFNHMHVTGTLPRALELAGVVIKTKEDQS from the coding sequence ATGACAGCGACATTACTTGAAGATGTTGGGCATGCTTTTCAATCGCGAAGTGAGACGATTGCGACTGAAATCGTTCAGTCATTTTCCGGGGAATACGAGCGCAGTTTCACTCGTATGGCAGAAGATAAACTGATCAATGAATTCCACCATTTAACAGACCTGATCAGTGAACAGATGATTTTACAGGAATATACAGCCTTTAGTGGCAAAGTGTTTGAGTGGGGAAAACGATTCGGTCAAACGGCGATCAGATCCGGCGTCAATGTTGAAGAAGGGCTTTTGATTGTCCCTTTTTTCCGGAAAGTGATTATTCGGCATATTCGTGACATCTTCCTTAAGAACAACCATGGCATTGAGGAGTATTTCGTAATGGCGGATTTTCTTCATCCAATGATTGATCAGACTGTCTACGCCTTCACCGAAGCCTATGTGGAGCATCACCATGCGACCTATCAGCATGCGCAAGATGAGCTCTTGGAGTTGTCTGTACCCTTGGTGCCATTAACCCGTGATGTCGCAATTCTTCCAATCATCGGGACCATGAACACGCATCGCTCAGAGGAGTTATTGCATAAAGCTTTGAATCGCGGGCGTGAGCTGGAACTCAGCTTTATTATAATTGATTTATCCGGTGTACATATGATTGATACGGCTGTGGCGCACCATCTGTTTCAGCTCCATGATGCCTTGAAGGTCATTGGTATCACCGCCGTGTTTTCAGGCGTTCGTTCCGAACTGGCTCAGACGATGGTGAATTTAGGAATTTCTTTTAATCACATGCATGTCACGGGGACGTTACCCCGCGCTTTGGAGCTGGCGGGTGTCGTGATTAAAACGAAGGAGGATCAATCATGA
- a CDS encoding GNAT family protein, with the protein MSRYYWDWLKNDQALEIAEWTYDSPLDRLDLQENDEALDHFLNPFNWRNRFAVFKDDVLLGYIDFQLESEASAFVYMQCSPDFIGQGEGKALAEAAQEIVEKHYALGELQAKVLSISPAGERLCEEMGGKRMQKDQGIFYSWTFNRF; encoded by the coding sequence ATGAGTCGTTATTATTGGGACTGGCTGAAAAATGACCAGGCACTGGAGATTGCCGAATGGACGTACGATTCCCCCCTCGACAGGCTTGATTTACAGGAAAATGATGAGGCACTGGACCATTTTTTGAACCCGTTTAACTGGCGGAACCGTTTTGCGGTTTTTAAGGATGATGTTCTTCTCGGATACATCGATTTCCAGCTGGAATCCGAGGCCAGCGCTTTTGTATACATGCAATGTTCCCCTGATTTTATCGGTCAAGGTGAAGGGAAAGCTTTGGCAGAAGCTGCGCAGGAAATTGTGGAAAAGCATTATGCACTGGGTGAGCTTCAAGCAAAAGTCCTTTCTATTTCCCCGGCCGGGGAACGTTTATGTGAAGAAATGGGTGGGAAGAGAATGCAAAAGGATCAAGGGATCTTTTATAGTTGGACATTCAACAGATTTTAA
- a CDS encoding phasin family protein, producing the protein MSNILKTGFLLGLGAAVQGKERMDQYLDEMLVKGKITPKEFDELYHDLIKKGESKEEEWNYQSKERLNQLMTDLNLFTKEEYNALEARVNDLEERLNRMENKTTDHE; encoded by the coding sequence ATGAGTAACATTTTAAAAACGGGTTTTTTATTAGGTCTAGGTGCCGCAGTTCAAGGAAAAGAACGGATGGATCAGTACCTTGACGAAATGCTTGTCAAAGGGAAAATCACACCGAAAGAGTTCGACGAGCTGTATCATGACCTGATTAAGAAAGGTGAATCCAAGGAAGAGGAATGGAACTACCAGTCAAAAGAACGACTGAATCAGCTGATGACAGATTTAAACCTGTTCACGAAAGAAGAGTACAACGCACTTGAAGCAAGGGTTAATGACCTTGAAGAACGACTGAATCGGATGGAAAACAAAACAACCGACCACGAATAA